CTTCATAGTCAGTCTGACTGGGATTGGTCTTCGCCATTGCCACACCACATACAGCTAGTGCTGCTACTACCACATATGCCATAATAGTCGAGGCTTTCATGTTTCCTAACTGTAGTTCTCCATAGTCGTTGGACTCCCAAGACTCTGAATTAATGAAATCCGTTCCTTGCAGAAAAAAATCTGGATTTGTGGATCATTAATCAGAGAAGTGCTATAATCTATAATTGAGAAGTTAATGGCGAGCGTAGCCAAGTGGTTAAGGCAGTGGATTGTGGTTCCACCACTCGTGGGTTCAAGTCCCATCGTTCGCCCTTTTTGATTTACCGAGTTATCCGTGCCGATAAGACCAACTAAATTCTATTTACGTTGCCGTCAAGTTGGCAAAGTGCGTAGTCCAGTCTAACGACTTGGTAGCCTACGAGGATTTGAAGGTGCGGAATATGGTGAGCCAGTGCGGTCTTGGGGTTTCCCCCTTCGGGTTCGGCAGTTCGGAATCGACGCAAGGCGCCAAGACTCCGACTGCCTCACCAAGTGGAGCAACTGGCGTTAGCGCAGCGGTAGCGAGTCTTCTCCCCTTGGGAGACGCTACGCGAACGAGCGTCACCCGTAAGGGTCTTGAATAGACACTTGGCTAAATCGATTAGTGATGCAGCGTTTGCCCAGTTTAGGCAATGGGTTGAGTATTTTGGTAAGGTTTTTGGTGTAGCCACGGTTGCCGTGGCACCACATGGAACCAGCCAAAATTGTTCTAATTGTGGTGAGGTTGTCAAAAAATTCCTTAGCACTAGAACTCATGTTTGTTCTGATTGTGGACATATCCAGGATAGAGATTGGAACGCTGCACGAAACATACTTGAGATTGGACTCCGTACCGTGGGGCACACGGTAACGCCAATCGCCTTTGGAGACATCGACCTCTGCGTGGGTGGAGAAATCCCTCCAAGCAAGTCGAGTCGTGGAAAGAGGAAACCTAAGAAGGCAACTTCTTAGAATCCCCTCCCTTTAGAGATGGGGTGGATGTCAAAGCAATATACTATATTTCTGTAGAAACAGCTTGTTTCCCGGAACATCAGCGGTTAGCACTCTAGATAGTAGTCCGAAGCGCTAAGCGAAGCCATGCCTGAAAAGCTCTAAGCGGCTATAGCCAAGTCCTGATTATTGCCTTTGTCATCCTTTTTCTGTGGGGAATTTGTGAGAGGTTGGTTGAACTCACGTTTAATTATCTTGGATTAAAAGCATTAATAATGGAAGCAGATCTAGTTAATCTGCTTCCAATGAAGTTTTTTGAACGCACAGTAAAATCCTAGAAAAGTCCTAAAAGAATGATGAAAGTCAGTCCACAGAAGGCTAGTAGAGAGATAATCATCATGTTGCCTACGCTGTGGTCAGAATTTGCTAACTTTTGTGTATTTTCAGACATATTAACGACCCTGCTTTTGTGACTATTTGTTAACAACATAGCAGTGATTAATTTATGCTTTGTTGCTACTTTTATTATTGGCTACTTATTGATTAATTTTTTAAGCGATCGCAAATCGTAATCTAAGATTTTGCCTGTGGTGAACAGTTGATAACCAGCGAAGAATAAAACCGCTAACATCAGCAGTAATAAAAGATTAATTGACGCAAATAACTTACCAGTAAATATAATAACTAGGACTCCTAGGGCTATCAAAATCCATCCTAAGTTATGGTTAACTCGCCGTTGAAAAAGAACAAAGACCCCAGCAGCACATAGCAAAAATGCAGGAATACTAAAAAAAAGACCAACTCGAATATTCGCAGTTAAAATGACAGCAGATGTAACCATCAAAGCCAAGCCGATCAACTTGGTTATTTTATCAAGAGTAATTTGTTTTTTATTTTTAGCAGTTTTGGGCAGAATACTAGTAGAATTTGAAGTAGTAACTATCTGATGTTGAAGTTGTTGATTTTGAAAGATAAATGTTACTTTAGCCCCTTGTCCGAAGTCGATTCTATCTCCTGGCTTCAGCTGATAGAGAGTTTTAGGTTCAAGCTTTAATTGATTGAGAAACGTACCATTAGAACTGCCTAAATCTTCAATAAAGTAATTACTTCCTTCTAGTCGAATTTGTGCTTGAATACGAGAAACCACTTCAACATCTGGCAAGTTCGAGAGATCAAGGTCAGGTGGACTTTGGTCATTTGGCTTACCGATGCGAATAACAGCAGAATTTGGGGGAAACTCAAAGGAAGTGTTGGTTTGGACATGCAATAGCTCTAAACTTAGCTTTGTGGTGTTAAAAGTGTTGATATTTTGCATGACTTTTTTTTGAGGGAGCAATTTCTGAATTTATTTAGCAGAAGCTATATAAAGGAAGGTAACTTTCAACTTTGCATTTTAAACCTAGCACAATCGGATGTCAGGGACTTCCAAACAAAAAAACATCCCACTTTCACAGTCAACAGTCATCAGTCATCAGTCATCAGTCAACAGTCAACAGTCAACATTAGGCGATCGCCTGTAAATTTTCCGGTACAGTTTGAAGTACCATCTGTTTTCTCTCCTGACGCAAGGGGATCTCAATCCAGAACTCAGTTCCTTTTCCTGGTTGGGACTCACACCGCAGTATTCCAGAGTGTTTCTGCACAATAATCTGGTAGCTAATCGATAAACCTAGTCCTGTTCCTTGTCCTACAGGTTTAGTAGTGAAAAATGGGTCAAACAACTTTTGTCTAACCTCTTCTGTTATCCCTTCGCCATTGTCAGCAATTCGCACTACCACTCGATTATTGCTGGTCACTTCCGTATGAATGAAAATCTGGGGTTTAGTCAAGAGTCCATTGTCCATAGTCAATAGTTTAGAATTGTTAGTTATTGACTGTTGACCGTTGACTGTTGACTGTTGACCCTTGACTATTGACCGTTGACCCTTGACCATTGACTCTTGCAAAGCATCGATCGCATTATTAATAATGTTCATAAACACTTGATTTAACTGCCCTGCATAGCACTCAACTAAAGGCAGCTTGCCATACTGCTTAATCACTTCAATATCTGTACACTCTGGCTTGGCTTTCAGTCGATTCTGCAAAATCAACAGCGTACTATCAATGCCTTCGTGAATATCTACCTCTTTCATATCTGCTTCATCCAGACGAGAGAAGGTGCGTAAAGACAAAACAATCTGCTGAATTCTTTGAGATCCCATTTTCATCGAACTCAGGATTTTAGGCAGATCATCCAACAAAAACTCTAAGTCAATGTTCTGTGACTTTTCCTGAATCTTCTGTCCTGGGTTGGGAAACTCTTGTTGGTAAAGGCTGACTAACTCTAGTAATTCCTCAGTATATTTACCAGCGTGAGAAATATTGCCGTAGATAAAGTTAACAGGGTTATTAATTTCATGTGCTACCCCTGCCACAAGTTGACCTAAACTAGACATTTTCTCAGTTTGAATCAGTTGAGCTTGGGTGTTTTGGAGTTCTTGTAAAGCTTTCTGAAGTTCTGTTTCTGCTTGTTTGCGTTCAGAAATTTCCACCTCTAGGCGCTGGTTCATCTGAGTTAATTCAGTGTTTTTCATCAATGTTTCACGGGATTCGGCTAGTTTCAGTGCCATGTGATTAAATGCGTTGGCAAGGTCTTCTACTTCATCCCCCGTCCGAATATCTAAACGGTAGTCTAGGTTTCCTGCTGCAATTTCTGCCGTTCCCACCTGTAAATTCTGCAAAGACCTGATTACCGGACGCCCGATTACCACAAATATAACAGCAAATAAAATTACAATTACTTGCACAACTATAAACGAAATAATTCTCTGCACTTGATAAAAGCTCTGCAACTGCTCCTCTACTAAGAGGCGCTGCTGATTAGCACGTTCAAGCAGCTGGTCAATGAACAACTCTATATCTCTACTAAAGGCATTAATACTGATAAAATACTGCTGAGAATCTGCAAGACGGCTTTGGCTAGAATTTAAGTTGGTTACCTGATTTGCTATCTGGCTGAGAAATTGGTGGCGGCGACGAATCACTGAAATTTCTGGAGCATCTGGAAGCAAGCGTTCTAACTCATTGAGCGAGTCTAGGAACTCTGTGGAAAACTTGATTATTTCTGTATTGTCAGTCTTAAGTAAAACAGCATCCTTCAGTTCAATAATTTCAGACTTCAAAGCATTTTTGACTGCTAGAGCAAGTTTGACAGTTTCGGTACTTTGACTGCTTTTCTCACGGATAGTCTGCCTAATTTGCTGGACAACTACAATATTGCCAACCAGAATAGCTACTATGAGTCCGACAGATACAGTCGCACCTGCGAAAAACTTTGTAGAGATTTTCATTTTGCCGGAATAGAAATTAATTTGAGATCTTTATGGAGTTGCTCAATAGAAGCGTAATCTGAAGGGTTAACAAGAGTGTATCCAGCTGACTCGATTCCCGTAATATCCTCAATACCATCTGGGCTATTAAGAAAAGTCTGTTTGAGCTGATGGATTAACTCAGGAGGTAGCTTTTTAGACACTATTATGGGGGAATTAGTTATGGGAACAGATTCCCACAAGACTCTCCAGTTTTGATGTGTTAGCTTGCGGCTTCTTTGGTGCTTGAGGTAGGAGGGAATATTAGTGGCTGCTGCATCAACAGTGCCATCTTCTAGTGCAGCCATACTCTTACTATGGCTGCCAGCATAGATAACTTGAGCAAAATCCCTCTGGGAATCAATCCCAAGTTGATTAAAAGCCACTACGGGCATTAAATACCCAGAGGTTGATGATTTGTCCACAAAGGCTATGCGCTTGCCTTTCAGGTCTTTGAGGGTTTTGATGGGACTATTTTCTTTGACAAGAATACACGCCCGATACCAAGGTTGCCTAGTGTATTTATCGATCGCAGTAACCAATGGTTTAAATTTAGCACCCCGCTCTACTGCCTCAACATAGCCCAAAGGCCCTAAATAAGCCATATCAAGCTTATCCTGCACCAGTAAGTCAATGATTTCCTTGTAATCCTTGGCAATCTGGAAATCAAATGAAATTGGACTCACAGCTTGTATTTTCTGTGTACCTTGCGTTCCTTGTCTCTCTCGCCTCCCTTGTCCCTCTAAGGTGTTGGCTTGCGATTCGGTATCAACTTCTCGCCTAAAGGACTCCTCTAAGTATTCTTTTAAGGATTTAACCATCCGTTCTTGTTCTGTGCGACTTTGCGTAGGCAGCACTCCAATTTTCAAGGTAGATATGTGATATTTACTACTCGCTGAGGTCTTTTTTACAAGGGACTGATGACTCCCAGATACTTTTTCCGTACAGCCTGCACCCAGTAACGCCATAACCATCGCTAAAAACAAAACTCTGTTTTTGCTGAATAAGCGATGTTTAGGAGTAAGCGTCTGTGTGTCTACGCATTTCTCCATAAAATTATTCAAATTATAGATAGCTCAAAAACTCCGAGACTGTGACTAGCAACCCAGAGGATTGTTTACTCAGTACTCGGTTAAATTTATTTTTCCCTAAAAAATCTAAAGGTAACAGTTTTGAGCAAAAAGGCACTTTTTGATGAATTAAGCTGGCTGATGGCTGATGGCTGATAAATGATGACTGTGAACAGTGCGATATTTTTTTATTTGTCAGTAAAGACGTTCCGGCGGAACGTCTCTACTGGGATTTGAATCCAGAACTCTGTGCCTTTTCCTAATTCTGATAGACACTTCAAAGTTCCACCATGTTTTTCTACTACAATTTGATAGCTAATGGAGAGTCCTAAACCTGTTCCTTTACCCACAGGCTTAGTTGTGAAAAATGGATCAAATAAACGCGCTCTCACTTCTTCAGTTGTCCCAGAACCGTTATCAGCAATTCGGATGGAAATAAAATTTTTATCTAAAACTTCAGTCCGAATCCTAATTTGTGGTTTTCCAGTTATTTTTCTATTCAAGACTGACTCTTCCAATGCATCGAGCGCATTAGTGATAATATTCATAAATACCTGATTTAACTGCCCAGGGTAGCAATCTACTAAGGGCAAATCACCATATTCTTTAATTAAAGATATACCAAGCCCAGTACTATTATCTTTCCACCGATGGTGCAAAATCAACAATGTATTTTCAATGCCTTCATGAATATCAACTAACTTTTTCTCTGCTTCATCAAGGCGCGAAAAGTTTCGCAGACTAATCACAATTTCACGAATCCGGTTAGTACCCATCTTCATAGAAGATAAAATCTTTGTTAAGTCATGAACCAGAAAATCTAAGTCGTGGTCTTGTCCTAAAAGTTCTTCTCTAGAATATTGAGAAACTTCACAAAATAAATCATTAGCATAAGTGATAGCCCCTTTTTTATCTGTGATAGCTACCAATGAATGGGCATTTAAAGCAAATTTAAAAGCTTCTAATTCTTGAATATAATCTTTTAGTTCTAGTTCTTTTTGTTTATTAACAGTAATATCATGAGCTAATGCGTAAAATAAGTTTTTTTCAATAGCTGAAATTGCATTCCATGACAACCATTTGTAGGAGCCATCTTGACAGAGATAGCGGTTTTCAAAAGAAATTGCATCTACACCATTTTCCAGTTTTTGAGCAGTTAAAATAGTGAATTCGCGGTCTTCGGGGTGAACAAATTCAATAAATGGTTTTTCAAGCAGTTCCTGAGTTGACCAACCTAGTATTTTTGTCCATGCTGGGTTTAAATGCTGAAAATAACCATCAAAACTAGCAATACAAAATAAATCTAGGGAAAGGGAAAAAAATCTAGAGTATGTTTCTTCTGATTGTTTATACTCAGACATAGCTTGTTTCATCCATTTTTTGATAGATGTTAACTGTATAAAGGAAATCGCAAAAATAAAATCAGGACTTACGCAACTGGCACACAGATTTACTGTGATGGCAGTCAATAGTCCAGAGTCAATAGTCTTTAAGCAAGATTTTTTGGACTATTGACTTTTGACCCTTGACTGCCCAGACGAAAAAATATGACACTTACGTAAGTCCTAAAAATATTTGCTTGCAAGTTGTTGACTGATGATTGATGACTGACTCTCAGTTTACAACAATGACAAGGTATATTTATAGCTGGGGACTGGGGACTGGGGACTGGGGACTGGGGACTGGGTGAAAAGCCTTTTTGTGTCTAGGTTTTATCATCTGTTGATGTCCTAACCACCTTGGCTATTGCTATATTTATAAGTCCCTAAGTAGGGGCGTACAGCTGTACGCCCCTACTTTTTGCCGCTAAAACATCCATAGCCATGAGATATTTTCAAGCCCAATACTTTCCCAAATTGACTTTTGGGGTCTTTTGGCTATGGAATGAAGCACAAAACTAAGTTGATGGTAGAGGTGGGCAAAGTTACTTTTTACTCACTTTTCTACTGAATATATATTTCCCTAAAAAACTGTAAACTCAACTTACTTTTGGGATTTTAGATAAAAAGATAAATAAATGAAGTACAGATCTTAAATATGATAAATCTTGTGGGGTGGGCAGGAAAGCCCGCCCTTGTGTACCTCATTCAGATGGAATAGGCTGTAAATTCAATTATTTAAGCAATACTGCCCCGCTTGCGTGCTTCTTTGTAGGAAGTTCCCACATTTCTCAAACCTGCTTTAATCATTTGTCTTTCCAAAAGGGCAAAGAAACGGGCTTTATCTCCGCCTTTTACTACCGCTTGGTTGTGCGCTTCAGCGATCGCAACAGGATAACCATATCCTTTTTGTACTTGTGCTAGCATCAGTCCCAATGCTTGATCAAACATAGCTGTATTTTTAGCTACCCACCCAGGAACTTCTATGCGGGCAATTTCAGTGCCGACGTGAACATAGCAAAAGTAGATGGTTTGTTCACCGTAGAGTTCTAGAATCCTGGCATTACTGCGCCAGAGAGGGCCGCGTTGTCCTGGTTTGAGTTGGGTTGCCCAAAGGGCAGTATCTCGCAGAGGTTCAAAAATTTTGCAAGGGACTTTTTCTAGCTGATTGGGGCAAAAACTCAGACAGTCGGGGACTGGATGGGTACAGGCTGACAAACGTAAAAAGTTCATGCCTTCGATGCTGCGGGCGGCGCTAACATAACCCATTAAAGGAATTTGAGCATCACGCATCTGCTTCCAAGCTTCTAAAACTGGGGGTAAAATGCGATCGCGTGCATCAAGAGGCAATTGTTCTAAAAACCAGTAAATTAACGAACCATCTACCATTGCTAGGGTTGGTATTTGTTCCGCTGGGGGGGATGAGGGGGATGAGGGGGATGAGGGGGATGAGGGGGATGGGGGGATGAGGGGGATGGGGGGGATGGGGGGGATGAGGGGGATGGGGGAGATGAGGGGGATGAGGGGGATGAGGGGGATAAGGATAACTCTGGCTTATCTGCCCTAGTTACTCCTTTGGCTTCACATGCAAGTTCTGCTAATACTGTGGCTTCGCTGGCTGTGCGGCGAAAACTCATCCATTCTTCTGTTCTAATTCCCCACTGCCGGGACATGTATAAATCTTCTGGGCGATAAAATACTTCTGGCAAACTATCAAGTATTGGATGGCGGTTTTGTCCGTAGTGCAAGACGACTCTGCCGATATTCAGAAGATAGCAATAAGCAATTTCGTGATGGTTGGGGGCAATTTGCGAACCGTCGGTGGCGATGACGGTATGTACCTTTGGCGGTACAGGGATATCAATGCAGGTTTCTAGTGGTTCGATGGGGGTAGCATTAGCAAAGAGAATGCGATCGCGCCATTTTTCCTGACGATCTAGTAAATCTTGTTGAGAATTGTAAGCATTTTTTAAATGTTGTTGAGCTAATTCTAAACGCTGGCGATTGGCAGCAGCTTCTAAGGTAAGATGCTGACTTAAACCCTGCATTTGTCGCGCTAATTTTGTTAAATCAAGCATAAATG
Above is a window of Nostoc sp. UHCC 0702 DNA encoding:
- a CDS encoding FHA domain-containing protein, which translates into the protein MQNINTFNTTKLSLELLHVQTNTSFEFPPNSAVIRIGKPNDQSPPDLDLSNLPDVEVVSRIQAQIRLEGSNYFIEDLGSSNGTFLNQLKLEPKTLYQLKPGDRIDFGQGAKVTFIFQNQQLQHQIVTTSNSTSILPKTAKNKKQITLDKITKLIGLALMVTSAVILTANIRVGLFFSIPAFLLCAAGVFVLFQRRVNHNLGWILIALGVLVIIFTGKLFASINLLLLLMLAVLFFAGYQLFTTGKILDYDLRSLKKLINK
- a CDS encoding PAS domain S-box protein, producing the protein MSEYKQSEETYSRFFSLSLDLFCIASFDGYFQHLNPAWTKILGWSTQELLEKPFIEFVHPEDREFTILTAQKLENGVDAISFENRYLCQDGSYKWLSWNAISAIEKNLFYALAHDITVNKQKELELKDYIQELEAFKFALNAHSLVAITDKKGAITYANDLFCEVSQYSREELLGQDHDLDFLVHDLTKILSSMKMGTNRIREIVISLRNFSRLDEAEKKLVDIHEGIENTLLILHHRWKDNSTGLGISLIKEYGDLPLVDCYPGQLNQVFMNIITNALDALEESVLNRKITGKPQIRIRTEVLDKNFISIRIADNGSGTTEEVRARLFDPFFTTKPVGKGTGLGLSISYQIVVEKHGGTLKCLSELGKGTEFWIQIPVETFRRNVFTDK
- the phnD gene encoding phosphate/phosphite/phosphonate ABC transporter substrate-binding protein; its protein translation is MEKCVDTQTLTPKHRLFSKNRVLFLAMVMALLGAGCTEKVSGSHQSLVKKTSASSKYHISTLKIGVLPTQSRTEQERMVKSLKEYLEESFRREVDTESQANTLEGQGRRERQGTQGTQKIQAVSPISFDFQIAKDYKEIIDLLVQDKLDMAYLGPLGYVEAVERGAKFKPLVTAIDKYTRQPWYRACILVKENSPIKTLKDLKGKRIAFVDKSSTSGYLMPVVAFNQLGIDSQRDFAQVIYAGSHSKSMAALEDGTVDAAATNIPSYLKHQRSRKLTHQNWRVLWESVPITNSPIIVSKKLPPELIHQLKQTFLNSPDGIEDITGIESAGYTLVNPSDYASIEQLHKDLKLISIPAK
- a CDS encoding HAMP domain-containing protein yields the protein MKISTKFFAGATVSVGLIVAILVGNIVVVQQIRQTIREKSSQSTETVKLALAVKNALKSEIIELKDAVLLKTDNTEIIKFSTEFLDSLNELERLLPDAPEISVIRRRHQFLSQIANQVTNLNSSQSRLADSQQYFISINAFSRDIELFIDQLLERANQQRLLVEEQLQSFYQVQRIISFIVVQVIVILFAVIFVVIGRPVIRSLQNLQVGTAEIAAGNLDYRLDIRTGDEVEDLANAFNHMALKLAESRETLMKNTELTQMNQRLEVEISERKQAETELQKALQELQNTQAQLIQTEKMSSLGQLVAGVAHEINNPVNFIYGNISHAGKYTEELLELVSLYQQEFPNPGQKIQEKSQNIDLEFLLDDLPKILSSMKMGSQRIQQIVLSLRTFSRLDEADMKEVDIHEGIDSTLLILQNRLKAKPECTDIEVIKQYGKLPLVECYAGQLNQVFMNIINNAIDALQESMVKGQRSIVKGQQSTVNGQQSITNNSKLLTMDNGLLTKPQIFIHTEVTSNNRVVVRIADNGEGITEEVRQKLFDPFFTTKPVGQGTGLGLSISYQIIVQKHSGILRCESQPGKGTEFWIEIPLRQERKQMVLQTVPENLQAIA